A genomic stretch from Parus major isolate Abel chromosome 28, Parus_major1.1, whole genome shotgun sequence includes:
- the NDUFA11 gene encoding NADH dehydrogenase [ubiquinone] 1 alpha subcomplex subunit 11: MAGYWDGPEGEQCPQRTWLATRVGAAAGLVGAAYRIILLRPGSALAALQTAAADSVTMATLGAVFGLSTCLSAQVREEPEDPLNYFIGGCAAGAVLGVRAHSYLTGTTACLGFGITAALMKIGNKEGWRLTGPPKL; encoded by the exons ATGGCGGGCTATTGGGACGGGCCCGAGGGCGAGCAGTGCCCGCAGCGCACCTGGCTCGCTACGCGCGTGGGCGCGGCCGCGG GCTTGGTCGGGGCGGCGTATCGCATCATCCTGCTGCGGCCCGGCTCGGCTCTGGCCGCGTTGCAGACGGCGGCGGCAGACAGTGTCACTATGG CTACACTGGGAGCTGTGTTTGGCTTAAGTACCTGTCTCAGTGCCCAAGTCCGGGAAGAACCAGAGGATCCTTTGAACTATTTCATAGgtggctgtgcagcaggagctgtctTGGGAGTGAGAG CTCACAGTTACCTCACTGGCACCACAGCATGTCTGGGGTTCGGAATCACTGCAGCTCTCATGAAGATTGGTAACAAGGAGGGCTGGAGGCTGACGGGACCTCCCAAGCTGTAA
- the KLHL33 gene encoding kelch-like protein 33 isoform X1, whose amino-acid sequence MWVAEGPAPDQWSLRDGAHAGHFLAVADQLRTAGQLVDVTVGPEGDMAHAVVLASISSFFHRFLEGRTTQLRQDPPPHVPLPPGATLWGWRAVLTFAYGGIVPYGRLKEVEEAARALGASRLVAACALRLETDRQEEGPKPLEEQWETLRAMEQLHANGVGCDLQLQAGNEVIPVQRLALSCSCDFFRALFTCPMREATHDPADPLVTGLSPAELRLLLSFAYTGAVAGPWPMVLEAAETSLRYQAWGLLTLCLDVFTHGLTPEIVPDVLAFAVAYGLDEVVRVAENYILATFPCVVVTPSFLDLPAHLLIRLLRSDGLNVLHELETLEAASRWLMANGDGREDLAKEILSSVRFALMSSLELKKVPSVTAGVADPKVLRELMIASFAPMAQLPCRVRSLQEVLVVCGGDKVKGNLAARKPSRHLWFADRYLSAVGLVKQVEWRALGHFPDGPRFRHAVTVVGNNLYVLGGKHYYGVHDTLASVYRYQPMDDSWERLASMTCGRSYFAAVALGNFIYALGGSSGELYCTDTVECYNLASDTWRRCQPLPMALCGHAACALDGELYVSGGCDEAYQCQASLLRYVPGAPVTFLAPMNGQRAGHIMEEAGGQLYVAGGLCQRAGQTGYRDQLTFEVYSPKQNIWVLLSPLPRAHVVGGAAVLGGELLVLGGYSHETYQDTHLIHAYQPGTRRWITRGTLPHAYTDLQACVLTVPPALRAPSCLKDPLRSTETPNNA is encoded by the exons ATGTGGGTTGCAGAGGGGCCAGCCCCAGACCAGTGGAGCCTGCGGGATGGGGCTCACGCTGGGCATTTCCTGGCTGTGGCTGACCAACTCCGCACTGCAGGACAGCTGGTGGATGTGACTGTGGGCCCAGAGGGTGACATGGCCCATGCTGTGGTCCTGGCCTCCATCAGCTCCTTCTTCCACCGCTTCCTGGAGGGCAGGACCACACAACTCCGCCAAGATCCTCCACCCCATGTCCCCCTGCCACCTGGGGCCACGCTGTGGGGCTGGCGGGCTGTGCTCACCTTTGCCTATGGGGGAATTGTGCCCTATGGCCGACTGAAAGAGGTGGAGGAGGCTGCCCGGGCCCTAGGTGCCTCCCGGCTGGtggctgcctgtgccctgcGTCTGGAGACTGACCGCCAGGAAGAAGGTCCTAAGCCCCTGGAGGAGCAGTGGGAGACACTAAGAgccatggagcagctccatgccAATGGTGTGGGCTGTGacctccagctccaggcagggaaTGAGGTCATCCCAG TTCAGCGACtggccctgagctgctcctgtgacTTCTTCCGGGCCCTTTTCACCTGCCCCATGCGGGAGGCCACCCACGACCCTGCTGACCCGCTGGTcacagggctgtccccagccgAACTGcgtctcctcctctcctttgcctacacaggagctgtggcagggccATGGCCCATGGTCTTGGAGGCAGCTGAGACCTCCCTGCGCTACCAGGCCTGGGGGCTCCTCACTCTCTGCCTGGATGTTTTCACCCATGGCCTGACCCCAGAAATTGTCCCTGATGTACTGGCCTTTGCTGTGGCCTATGGGTTGGATGAGGTGGTCCGTGTAGCAGAGAACTACATCCTGGCCACCTTCCCCTGTGTGGTGGTTACACCGTCCTTCCTGGATCTTCCTGCACATCTTCTCATCCGCCTCCTCCGCTCTGATGGTCTCAATGTTCTCCATGAACTGGAAACCTTGGAAGCAGCATCTCGGTGGCTTATGGCCAATGGAGATGGCCGGGAGGATCTAGCCAAAGAGATCCTGTCATCTGTTCGCTTTGCCctcatgtccagcctggagctgaAGAAGGTCCCATCTGTGACTGCAGGGGTAGCTGACCCAAAGGTCCTCCGTGAGCTCATGATAGCAAGTTTTGCCCCTATGGCCCAGCTGCCATGTCGGGTACGTTCCCTGCAGGAGGTGTTGGTGGTTTGTGGTGGAGACAAAGTAAAGGGCAACCTGGCTGCCCGGAAGCCCAGCAGACACCTCTGGTTTGCAGACCGCTACCtcagtgctgtggggctggTGAAGCAGGTTGAGTGGCGGGCACTGGGACACTTTCCTGATGGCCCACGCTTCCGTCATGCTGTAACTGTGGTGGGCAACAACCTCTACGTCCTGGGTGGAAAGCACTACTACGGGGTCCATGACACCCTAGCCAGTGTCTACAG GTACCAGCCTATGGATGATTCTTGGGAGCGTCTGGCCAGTATGACATGTGGACGAAGCTACTTTGCTGCTGTGGCACTTGGTAATTTCATCTATGCCCTGGGGGGAAGCTCAGGGGAGCTCTACTGCACAGACACTGTGGAGTGCTACAACCTGGCCAGTGACAcctggag GAGGTGCCAGCCCCTGCCAATGGCTCTGTGTGGGCATGCAGCATGTGCCCTGGATGGTGAGCTCTACGTGTCAGGTGGTTGTGATGAAGCATACCAGTGTCAGGCATCCTTGCTCCGCTATGTCCCAGGTGCACCTGTCACATTCCTGGCCCCCATGAATGGCCAGCGAGCTGGCCACATCATGGAGGAGGCAGGTGGGCAGCTCTATGTGGCTGGGGGCCTGTGTCAGCGGGCTGGGCAGACTGGCTACAGGGACCAGCTGACCTTTGAGGTCTACAGCCCCAAGCAGAACATCTGGGTCCTCCTCAGTCCTCTCCCCCGTGCACATGTAGTTGGaggtgcagctgtgctgggaggggagcTGCTTGTACTGGGAGGGTACAGTCATGAGACCTACCAGGACACGCACTTGATTCATGCCTACCAACCAGGTACCCGGCGCTGGATCACCCGCGGCACCTTGCCCCATGCATATACTGACCTACAAGCCTGTGTTCTCACTGTACCTCCTGCCTTGCGTGCCCCCAGCTGCCTTAAGGACCCCTTGAGATCAACTGAAACTCCCAATAATGCTTAG
- the LOC107215352 gene encoding platelet glycoprotein Ib alpha chain-like, with protein sequence MQVPALTLVTLLALLSPAQPCPSEMNKVKDLLEVNCTGKALRAVPPDLPADTGILLLSNNYLESLSTAAFLPLTQLQDIDLANNGLVALHTGALLPSLKELTLSHNALAALPILEGLPALTHLAVAHNSLETLAPGAFRTVPQLQNLDLRGNKMQQLPWEAFAGLTALKELDLSDNLLKELPKELLQDLQKLETLWLSGNQLQTLPTDFFPKGRLFMYVFLTENPWNCNCDLHYLQTWIQKNADIVYQPERGLEETKVEVAPEKVLCHSPTEHREKPIIHFKLNCSIVEDADEEGGDEYNYGEETTEKGTVTIFPPHGFIPKEHATMPCAVTSSCLPTLTTTGSPLTRPSFSTPCTSTLSPSTLLVMLTSIRAPSTTTPVPASPTMISPQNPSTATILTAATTITLHRPATLDNATSLPTAISRNPSSTSGHPQTTLAASTIYGSLMGSTGTFLTTSTAVPSTAMQEASSIVISPSPPPMLANTTLSTHATTLPPPLDTRHFTQPACSPLPAPPSLCPCSIPGQAVPVLRLQAGGEGPQWGQWVLRHCCLLHWVLYLASLFVLVLTMLALAGWMAWMCLVGKPSWHQSLQTQEVRYPLQEWRESTGNPMMHLSSFKIPLQQPTFCTIKEVDLCPEVTYCTIKDLGIQHSPPASYSFCTTKELWVHHSPLHTSVKPFSRKLMVTDLGFLRTPSAYSLDTGVKAIGDVRVKYAGNTM encoded by the coding sequence ATGCAGGTCCCTGCCCTGACCCTGGTCACTCTCCTGGCCTTgttgtccccagcccagccctgcccctcaGAGATGAACAAGGTCAAGGACCTCCTGGAGGTGAACTGCACAGGGAAGGCTCTCAGGGCAGTGCCCCCAGACCTGCCTGCAGATACAGGCATCCTACTTCTCAGCAACAATTACCTGGAGTCCCTCTCCACCGCTGCCTTTCTGCCCCTCACCCAGCTTCAGGACATCGACCTGGCCAACAATGGGCTGGTGGCTCTGCACACAGGggccctgctgccatccctgaaGGAGCTGACCCTCTCCCACAATGCACTGGCAGCCCTACCCATCCTGGAGGGCCTGCCTGCGCTCACCCACCTGGCTGTGGCCCACAACAGCCTGGAGACACTGGCCCCGGGGGCTTTCCGCacagtgccacagctgcagaATCTGGACTTGAGAGGGAACAagatgcagcagctgccctgggaggcCTTTGCAGGGCTGACAGCACTCAAGGAGTTGGACCTCTCAGACAACCTCCTGAAAGAGCTACCCAAGGAGTTGCTGCAGGACCTGCAAAAGTTGGAGACCCTCTGGCTCTCAGGAAACCAGCTGCAGACCCTGCCCACTGACTTTTTCCCAAAGGGGCGTCTCTTCATGTATGTTTTCCTCACTGAGAACCCCTGGAATTGCAACTGTGACCTGCACTACCTCCAGACCTGGATCCAGAAGAATGCTGACATTGTTTATCAGCCAGAGCGGGGCCTGGAGGAAACAAAGGTGGAGGTCGCACCTGAGAAGGTACTGTGCCACAGCCCTACTGAGCATAGGGAGAAGCCTATCATTCACTTCAAGCTTAACTGCAGCATTGTGGAGGATGCAGATGAGGAAGGAGGGGATGAATACAATTATGGGGAAGAAACAACAGAGAAAGGCACCGTGACCATCTTCCCCCCACATGGATTCATCCCCAAAGAGCACGCTACCATGCCCTGTGCTGTTACCTCATCTTGCCTTCCTACCCTCACTACCACAGGATCTCCCCTCACCAGACCTTCCTTCAGCACCCCTTGTACCTCCACCCTTTCCCCAAGCACTTTGCTTGTAATGCTGACAAGCATCAGagctcccagcaccaccacTCCTGTACCAGCCAGTCCCACCATGATATCCCCACAGAACCCCAGCACTGCTACCATTCTCACTGCTGCTACTACCATCACCCTGCACAGACCTGCCACCCTTGATAATGCCACCTCGCTGCCAACAGCTATAAGCAGAAACCCTTCTAGCACCAGTGGCCATCCTCAAACCACTCTTGCTGCCAGCACTATCTATGGTAGTCTCATGGGGTCCACTGGCACATTTCTCACTACTTCCACAGCAGTGCCTTCTACTGCCATGCAAGAAGCTTCTTCTATTGTCAtatctccatctcctcctccgATGCTGGCCAACACCACGCTTTCCACTCATGCCACAACACTACCACCTCCCCTGGACACTAGACATTTCACCCAGCCTGCATGCTCCCCCCTacctgctcctccttccctctgcccttgCTCCATCCCAGGACAGGCTGTACCTGTGCTGCGTTTGCAGGCAGGTGGGGAGGGTCCACAGTGGGGGCAGTGGGTGCTGAGGCACTGCTGCCTGTTGCACTGGGTGCTCTACCTGGCTTCCTTGTTTGTGCTGGTCCTGACCATGCTGGCTCTAGCAGGTTGGATGGCATGGATGTGTCTGGTGGGAAAACCCTCCTGGCACCAGTCCTTGCAGACCCAAGAGGTGCGATATCCACTGCAGGAATGGAGGGAGTCAACAGGAAACCCTATGATGCATCTCAGCAGTTTCAAAATACCCCTCCAGCAACCCACATTCTGTACAATCAAGGAAGTGGACTTGTGCCCTGAGGTTACCTACTGCACAATTAAAGATCTGGGGATACAGCACAGTCCTCCTGCAAGTTACTCTTTCTGCACTACAAAGGAACTGTGGGTTCACCACAGTCCTCTGCACACATCAGTCAAGCCTTTTTCCAGGAAGCTGATGGTCACAGACCTTGGCTTCCTGAGGACCCCATCTGCTTACAGCCTAGACACAGGTGTCAAGGCCATTGGTGATGTCAGAGTGAAATATGCAGGTAACACCATGTAA
- the RANBP3 gene encoding ran-binding protein 3 isoform X3 encodes MRSGDGSSPEDGDESDREDGSYCPPVKRERTSSLTQFPPSQSVTKNNVFMPSSFCEPSTGNSDSEPEEKSSGFRLKPPILIHGQAPSAGLPSQKPKEQQRSVLRPAVLQAPQPKAFSQMVLSSGTNGVNIPPDSAAISESPSDATLKSSNSEDKAPQCQKKESNNTSDDDSCEKAELNAHQAFVFGQNLRDRVKLGDESDETTDVQNAGLLTSDIPSATNYFLQYISSSVENSMNSADASSNKFVFGQNMSERVLVSIHYSPPKSNEGSTESNKENASTESGSESSSQEATPEKANNISESLAESAAAYTKATARKCLLAKVEVITGEEAESNVLQIQCKLFVFDKSSQSWVERGRGLLRLNDMASTDDGTLQSRLVMRTQGSLRLILNTKLWAQMQIDKASEKSIRITAMDTEDQGVKVFLISASSKDTGQLYAALHHRILALRSRVEQEQEVKNVAPEPEVTQSNEEDSDDDVIAPSGSVGSGPNDEGDGQNTGST; translated from the exons TAACAAAGAACAATGTCTTTATGCCATCAAGTTTCTGTGAACCCTCTACAGGCAATTCTGACTCAGAACCAG AGGAAAAGAGCAGTGGATTCCGGCTTAAGCCACCAATACTTATCCATGGTCAGGCACCTAGTGCAG GTCTCCCTAGCCAGAAACCGAAGGAACAGCAGCGAAGTGTGCTCCGTCCAGCAGTATTACAGGCACCACAGCCAAAAGCTTTCTCACAGATGG TTCTCAGCAGTGGCACCAATGGTGTAAATATCCCCCCAGATTCTGCAGCCATATCAGAATCACCAAGTGATGCAACACTGAAAAGTTCCAACTCTGAAGACAAG GCACCACAATGTCAGAAAAAGGAGTCCAACAATACTTCAGATGATGACAGCTGTGAGAAGGCTGAACTAAATGCACACCAAGCATTTGTTTTTGGGCAAAATTTAAGAGATAGAGTTAAG CTAGGAGATGAAAGCGATGAAACTACTGATGTGCAGAATGCTGGTCTTCTGACATCAGATATACCTTCTGCAACAAACTATTTTCTACAGTACATCAGTTCCAG tgtagaGAACTCTATGAACAGTGCAGATGCGTCTAGCAACAAGTTTGTTTTTGGACAGAACATGAGTGAGCGAGTCCTAGTGAGTATCCACTAT AGTCCACCAAAATCAAATGAAGGTAGTACAGAGAGTAATAAGGAGAATGCTTCTACAGAGTCTGGGTCTGAATCGTCTTCTCAGGAGGCCACAccagaaaaag CTAATAATATTTCAGAATCACTGGCAGAGTCTGCAGCAGCCTATACTAAAGCAACAGCAAGGAAGTGTTTATTAGCGAAGGTAGAAGTGATTACTGGGGAGGAAGCTGAAAGTAACGTCTTACAG ATTCAGTGCAAGCTGTTTGTATTTGATAAAAGCTCTCAGTCTTGGGTGGAAAGAGGTCGAGGGCTCCTGAGACTCAATGATATGGCCTCAACAGATGATGGAACATTACAGTCTCGACTGG TGATGAGGACTCAGGGGAGTCTCAGGTTAATCTTAAATACCAAGCTCTGGGCTCAGATGCAGATTGATAAAGCCAGTGAGAAGAGTATCCGGATCACCGCCATGGATACAGAGGACCAAGGAGTGAAAGTTTTTCTTATATCA gcAAGCTCTAAAGATACAGGGCAGTTGTATGCTGCATTGCACCATCGGATCTTGGCCTTGCGCAGTAGAGTGGAACAAGAGCAAGAAGTCAAGAATGTAGCACCTGAGCCAGAGGTAACACAGTCAAATGAGGAAGACAGTGATGATGATGTCATTGCACCTTCAGGATCAGTTGGAAGTG GTCCTAATGATGAAGGTGATGGGCAGAACACTGGCAGCACATAG
- the RANBP3 gene encoding ran-binding protein 3 isoform X6 encodes MPSSFCEPSTGNSDSEPEEKSSGFRLKPPILIHGQAPSAGLPSQKPKEQQRSVLRPAVLQAPQPKAFSQMVLSSGTNGVNIPPDSAAISESPSDATLKSSNSEDKAPQCQKKESNNTSDDDSCEKAELNAHQAFVFGQNLRDRVKLGDESDETTDVQNAGLLTSDIPSATNYFLQYISSSVENSMNSADASSNKFVFGQNMSERVLVSIHYSPPKSNEGSTESNKENASTESGSESSSQEATPEKANNISESLAESAAAYTKATARKCLLAKVEVITGEEAESNVLQIQCKLFVFDKSSQSWVERGRGLLRLNDMASTDDGTLQSRLVMRTQGSLRLILNTKLWAQMQIDKASEKSIRITAMDTEDQGVKVFLISASSKDTGQLYAALHHRILALRSRVEQEQEVKNVAPEPEVTQSNEEDSDDDVIAPSGSVGSGPNDEGDGQNTGST; translated from the exons ATGCCATCAAGTTTCTGTGAACCCTCTACAGGCAATTCTGACTCAGAACCAG AGGAAAAGAGCAGTGGATTCCGGCTTAAGCCACCAATACTTATCCATGGTCAGGCACCTAGTGCAG GTCTCCCTAGCCAGAAACCGAAGGAACAGCAGCGAAGTGTGCTCCGTCCAGCAGTATTACAGGCACCACAGCCAAAAGCTTTCTCACAGATGG TTCTCAGCAGTGGCACCAATGGTGTAAATATCCCCCCAGATTCTGCAGCCATATCAGAATCACCAAGTGATGCAACACTGAAAAGTTCCAACTCTGAAGACAAG GCACCACAATGTCAGAAAAAGGAGTCCAACAATACTTCAGATGATGACAGCTGTGAGAAGGCTGAACTAAATGCACACCAAGCATTTGTTTTTGGGCAAAATTTAAGAGATAGAGTTAAG CTAGGAGATGAAAGCGATGAAACTACTGATGTGCAGAATGCTGGTCTTCTGACATCAGATATACCTTCTGCAACAAACTATTTTCTACAGTACATCAGTTCCAG tgtagaGAACTCTATGAACAGTGCAGATGCGTCTAGCAACAAGTTTGTTTTTGGACAGAACATGAGTGAGCGAGTCCTAGTGAGTATCCACTAT AGTCCACCAAAATCAAATGAAGGTAGTACAGAGAGTAATAAGGAGAATGCTTCTACAGAGTCTGGGTCTGAATCGTCTTCTCAGGAGGCCACAccagaaaaag CTAATAATATTTCAGAATCACTGGCAGAGTCTGCAGCAGCCTATACTAAAGCAACAGCAAGGAAGTGTTTATTAGCGAAGGTAGAAGTGATTACTGGGGAGGAAGCTGAAAGTAACGTCTTACAG ATTCAGTGCAAGCTGTTTGTATTTGATAAAAGCTCTCAGTCTTGGGTGGAAAGAGGTCGAGGGCTCCTGAGACTCAATGATATGGCCTCAACAGATGATGGAACATTACAGTCTCGACTGG TGATGAGGACTCAGGGGAGTCTCAGGTTAATCTTAAATACCAAGCTCTGGGCTCAGATGCAGATTGATAAAGCCAGTGAGAAGAGTATCCGGATCACCGCCATGGATACAGAGGACCAAGGAGTGAAAGTTTTTCTTATATCA gcAAGCTCTAAAGATACAGGGCAGTTGTATGCTGCATTGCACCATCGGATCTTGGCCTTGCGCAGTAGAGTGGAACAAGAGCAAGAAGTCAAGAATGTAGCACCTGAGCCAGAGGTAACACAGTCAAATGAGGAAGACAGTGATGATGATGTCATTGCACCTTCAGGATCAGTTGGAAGTG GTCCTAATGATGAAGGTGATGGGCAGAACACTGGCAGCACATAG
- the KLHL33 gene encoding kelch-like protein 33 isoform X2 yields MWVAEGPAPDQWSLRDGAHAGHFLAVADQLRTAGQLVDVTVGPEGDMAHAVVLASISSFFHRFLEGRTTQLRQDPPPHVPLPPGATLWGWRAVLTFAYGGIVPYGRLKEVEEAARALGASRLVAACALRLETDRQEEGPKPLEEQWETLRAMEQLHANGVGCDLQLQAGNEVIPVQRLALSCSCDFFRALFTCPMREATHDPADPLVTGLSPAELRLLLSFAYTGAVAGPWPMVLEAAETSLRYQAWGLLTLCLDVFTHGLTPEIVPDVLAFAVAYGLDEVVRVAENYILATFPCVVVTPSFLDLPAHLLIRLLRSDGLNVLHELETLEAASRWLMANGDGREDLAKEILSSVRFALMSSLELKKVPSVTAGVADPKVLRELMIASFAPMAQLPCRVRSLQEVLVVCGGDKVKGNLAARKPSRHLWFADRYLSAVGLVKQVEWRALGHFPDGPRFRHAVTVVGNNLYVLGGKHYYGVHDTLASVYRYQPMDDSWERLASMTCGRSYFAAVALGNFIYALGGSSGELYCTDTVECYNLASDTWRRCQPLPMALCGHAACALDGELYVSGGCDEAYQCQASLLRYVPGAPVTFLAPMNGQRAGHIMEEAGTRRWITRGTLPHAYTDLQACVLTVPPALRAPSCLKDPLRSTETPNNA; encoded by the exons ATGTGGGTTGCAGAGGGGCCAGCCCCAGACCAGTGGAGCCTGCGGGATGGGGCTCACGCTGGGCATTTCCTGGCTGTGGCTGACCAACTCCGCACTGCAGGACAGCTGGTGGATGTGACTGTGGGCCCAGAGGGTGACATGGCCCATGCTGTGGTCCTGGCCTCCATCAGCTCCTTCTTCCACCGCTTCCTGGAGGGCAGGACCACACAACTCCGCCAAGATCCTCCACCCCATGTCCCCCTGCCACCTGGGGCCACGCTGTGGGGCTGGCGGGCTGTGCTCACCTTTGCCTATGGGGGAATTGTGCCCTATGGCCGACTGAAAGAGGTGGAGGAGGCTGCCCGGGCCCTAGGTGCCTCCCGGCTGGtggctgcctgtgccctgcGTCTGGAGACTGACCGCCAGGAAGAAGGTCCTAAGCCCCTGGAGGAGCAGTGGGAGACACTAAGAgccatggagcagctccatgccAATGGTGTGGGCTGTGacctccagctccaggcagggaaTGAGGTCATCCCAG TTCAGCGACtggccctgagctgctcctgtgacTTCTTCCGGGCCCTTTTCACCTGCCCCATGCGGGAGGCCACCCACGACCCTGCTGACCCGCTGGTcacagggctgtccccagccgAACTGcgtctcctcctctcctttgcctacacaggagctgtggcagggccATGGCCCATGGTCTTGGAGGCAGCTGAGACCTCCCTGCGCTACCAGGCCTGGGGGCTCCTCACTCTCTGCCTGGATGTTTTCACCCATGGCCTGACCCCAGAAATTGTCCCTGATGTACTGGCCTTTGCTGTGGCCTATGGGTTGGATGAGGTGGTCCGTGTAGCAGAGAACTACATCCTGGCCACCTTCCCCTGTGTGGTGGTTACACCGTCCTTCCTGGATCTTCCTGCACATCTTCTCATCCGCCTCCTCCGCTCTGATGGTCTCAATGTTCTCCATGAACTGGAAACCTTGGAAGCAGCATCTCGGTGGCTTATGGCCAATGGAGATGGCCGGGAGGATCTAGCCAAAGAGATCCTGTCATCTGTTCGCTTTGCCctcatgtccagcctggagctgaAGAAGGTCCCATCTGTGACTGCAGGGGTAGCTGACCCAAAGGTCCTCCGTGAGCTCATGATAGCAAGTTTTGCCCCTATGGCCCAGCTGCCATGTCGGGTACGTTCCCTGCAGGAGGTGTTGGTGGTTTGTGGTGGAGACAAAGTAAAGGGCAACCTGGCTGCCCGGAAGCCCAGCAGACACCTCTGGTTTGCAGACCGCTACCtcagtgctgtggggctggTGAAGCAGGTTGAGTGGCGGGCACTGGGACACTTTCCTGATGGCCCACGCTTCCGTCATGCTGTAACTGTGGTGGGCAACAACCTCTACGTCCTGGGTGGAAAGCACTACTACGGGGTCCATGACACCCTAGCCAGTGTCTACAG GTACCAGCCTATGGATGATTCTTGGGAGCGTCTGGCCAGTATGACATGTGGACGAAGCTACTTTGCTGCTGTGGCACTTGGTAATTTCATCTATGCCCTGGGGGGAAGCTCAGGGGAGCTCTACTGCACAGACACTGTGGAGTGCTACAACCTGGCCAGTGACAcctggag GAGGTGCCAGCCCCTGCCAATGGCTCTGTGTGGGCATGCAGCATGTGCCCTGGATGGTGAGCTCTACGTGTCAGGTGGTTGTGATGAAGCATACCAGTGTCAGGCATCCTTGCTCCGCTATGTCCCAGGTGCACCTGTCACATTCCTGGCCCCCATGAATGGCCAGCGAGCTGGCCACATCATGGAGGAGGCAG GTACCCGGCGCTGGATCACCCGCGGCACCTTGCCCCATGCATATACTGACCTACAAGCCTGTGTTCTCACTGTACCTCCTGCCTTGCGTGCCCCCAGCTGCCTTAAGGACCCCTTGAGATCAACTGAAACTCCCAATAATGCTTAG